Genomic DNA from Prunus persica cultivar Lovell chromosome G1, Prunus_persica_NCBIv2, whole genome shotgun sequence:
TCCAACTAGTACCACATTGTCCCGGTAGATTTGTTCTAAGGGTTCACTGTCATAAATGGCATTGATGAAAGGGTCCCTAGTTTCTTTGATCACTCTCACAAACTCTGGAAGCCACACCTTCTCTGCTTCTTTGTGCATATTCTGGATCATGTAACTGCCTGCTTTCGTGGTCATCGAGTTACGCTTCAGATCAGGCTCTGGCTGGTGGACATACCAAATCCAATTGAGCCTCTGATTCAGAAGCTCATATAGCACAGTGTGACTTCCAGAACCTAAGCCAAAGTACAAGCATTTCCCAAGTTCAGGGTATGCCTTCCGGATGCCGATTATAGTTTCTGAATTCTCATTTCCTGAAAAATCAAGAACGCCTCTCCATGCACAATAACCTGAATACCTACAAAACCATCTACAATCAATACCATAACATACCACAAACTGAAAAGATACACTTTTTCATGAAAAGGGTCGACATTTCACAAACCTCAGTTTATGGTCAGGGACAAAACTTTGGCGGATAGAGGAGAGGCACCCATCTGCTGCAACAAGCAAATCGCCTACGATTTCGATGATCTCATTCGTTTGATGAGCTGTGGCCTTCACTTTAACTGAACCCTTGTCACTAGAAACAGTGAAAGATAGGAAATGGTGACCCCAGAGAAACAAGTTTGGTGGTAGAGCATTGTACAGAAGGGCATGTAGGTCAGCCCAATGTGCTGCTCTACAGTTGAAGTCCTCATCTCTAGTTAATGTCCATTTTACCTTTTTCTCACCATCTATTGCATCATTCTAcatagcaaaaaaaaaattcctaaacTAGGAAACTTGTAAAATTGCAATATAACAAGAttgaattggaaattaattgaAGTTTGTACCTGATCAATTGTGAGGGGTAAAGTGGCCTTGTTGAGAAGCTCGGGCTCTTTGATCCATGACTGAATGAGTTTTAGAGCCAGAGGGTCAAGGCCAAGTCCTGCCCCAGTTGGGCTTCCAGTTGGGGCTGCATATGATTTCTCTACCACCACAACATCCCACCCAGCTAATATTAGCGTGTGTGCGCATGATACCCCTGCTATGCTCCCTCCCACTATCACTGCCTTGGGCTTTTTCTTCTGATCagtcatctctctcttctctctctcgaGAGAGAGGCCAcagtgctctctctctctctatctgtctctcttgtttttggtgaattgAAGAGAGGTGGTTGTGACTAAAAGACAGTGGGAAGACTACAAGAAAATCACATGGCCTCACACGATAAGATGGTTTTCTAGAAGCCAGATATTTGTGGAGTTATGTTTATGGTCCTTActaggaaaaaataaataatattgaaCATGAAATAgattgatgaagaaaatgtaACAGATAACGCAGAATAATGATACGAAGTTTGTGGAAATTTTACCTGTACAAATGATAATATATTTTGATATTGTGGTGCAtagttttcactttattaGAAGAAGTCTCAAGTATAAATCTAACTGACGACaattgtttagtttttttttgttaaaattagtTAGAGGAGGATGGTTTTTCACACACATTACCTACCTTTTTTAACTAGGCTAGACTTGTTAGCCAATTGTGGTTTAATAtatcaaatatataattttttttttttaaaagttagtaagaaaaagaaaaaaccaaaataaaaaccgtATACATTTAGAGATATGTTAATGGGCTTGAATCTCATAGTTTTACCAGTTAGGCCCTGGCCCGGACCGCCCGGACCACTACATAAACCCAAAGATACGCTGTCCgtacaaaattacaaatccACCCCCTCCCCTCtctccccttctctctctctgcaaaaCCCTCTCTCTGCTTTTCTTCTCTGTAAGTGAAGGTATCTGTGGAGAAATGGGGGCTGGGCGTGAGGTCCAAAGCTCACTGGACGGGCTGAGGGACAAGAACGTGATGCAGCTGAAGAAGCTCAACACTGCTCTCTTCCCAGTTCGTTACAACGACAAGTACTACGCCGATGCCCTCGCTTCTGGCGATTTCACCAAACTAGGTTGAGCTACGCTTCTGGGTCTTGcttattttttcataattttttctgGGTTTATCTTATTTCGTGTTACCAATATAGGTTTTTGATGCAAAATGCCTTGAAATCTCTCGTTCTGGCTTATTTGTAAAGCTTTGATTGGCTTTTGTCATTTTAGCTTGTAACTATGCTCCAATTACTGTGTGTTGCTTTTTTCCATTGTGCGTAGTCTGTTATCTTTGTTGTTTGATTTGCTTCTgcttatttaaaaattatggcTTGTGTTAGAAAATATTGGCTTTTAGCTCATTGCATAAGAAAATCCTACACTTTTGAAGAATGTTGATGACACAAATGTACTATTTTACTTATAACACACTCGGTGCACTGGGGGGCCTTCAAGTAAATGGGGAATGGATAGTTATTGT
This window encodes:
- the LOC18793865 gene encoding uncharacterized protein LOC18793865 translates to MTDQKKKPKAVIVGGSIAGVSCAHTLILAGWDVVVVEKSYAAPTGSPTGAGLGLDPLALKLIQSWIKEPELLNKATLPLTIDQNDAIDGEKKVKWTLTRDEDFNCRAAHWADLHALLYNALPPNLFLWGHHFLSFTVSSDKGSVKVKATAHQTNEIIEIVGDLLVAADGCLSSIRQSFVPDHKLRYSGYCAWRGVLDFSGNENSETIIGIRKAYPELGKCLYFGLGSGSHTVLYELLNQRLNWIWYVHQPEPDLKRNSMTTKAGSYMIQNMHKEAEKVWLPEFVRVIKETRDPFINAIYDSEPLEQIYRDNVVLVGDAAHPTTPHAVRSTNMSVLDAAVLGQCLKKWGVENLQSALEEYQSIRLPVVSKQVLHARRMGRIKQGLVLPDRPSFDPKTANSEECQELHQRLMPFFSDVPAILL